Proteins from one Nicotiana tabacum cultivar K326 chromosome 23, ASM71507v2, whole genome shotgun sequence genomic window:
- the LOC107771204 gene encoding uncharacterized protein LOC107771204 has translation MFNPRNQKPNDHIPILDPVTTSDYSYNLRNWPKNEVESVQFRVQESLNHVNYGDESGVSSPPLWKNSHQISTNYRSHSNSSRALAIARGQFELMEMVKNMPESCYELSLKDLVEQNTVLESEQEECLISKEEGNFTSTTSPEQQVVQQRVKSIQRQESSSNSSSKNKSNSSKNDHQKKGKMIRNESFENQRLFLKMFFPISLESKKKQNKYSPKTTTKVSPKPAEGSDKSSKSVEKDWWKRRFSCSSESDSSRTGSSNSESSGSNGSNNISSRRNTNRKKKGFLSSCWSRL, from the exons ATGTTTAATCCAAGAAACCAAAAACCCAATGATCATATCCCAATTCTTGATCCTGTTACAACCTCAGATTACAGTTACAACCTTAGGAATTGGcctaaaaatgaagttgaaagtgTCCAATTTAGAGTTCAAGAAAGTTTAAACCATGTTAATTACGGTGATGAATCTGGTGTTTCTTCACCACCCTTATGGAAAAATAGCCATCAAATTTCGACAAATTATCGGTCACATTCAAATAGCTCTAGAGCTTTAGCTATAGCTAGAGGCCAATTTGAACTTATGGAAATGGTCAAAAACATGCCTGAATCTTGCTATGAGTTGTCTCTTAAGGATCTTGTTGAGCAAAATACAGTCTTGGAATCTGAACAAGAAGAATGCTTAATCAGTAAGGAGGAGGGAAATTTTACTAGTACAACTAGTCCAGAACAACAAGTTGTGCAGCAAAGGGTGAAGAGCATACAAAGGCAAGAGagtagtagtaatagtagtagtaaaaaTAAGAGTAATAGCAGTAAGAATGATCACCAAAAGAAAGGGAAGATGATTAGAAATGAAAGCTTTGAAAATCAAAGGCTTTTTCTCAAGATGTTTTTCCCAATTTCATTGGAgtcaaagaagaagcagaacAAGTATTCACCAAAAACAACTACTAAAGTTTCACCTAAGCCAGCAGAAGGTTCAGATAAATCTTCAAAAAGTGTGGAGAAAGATTGGTGGAAGAGGAGATTTTCCTGTTCAAGTGAGAGTGATAGTAGCAGAACAGGCAGCAGTAACAGTGAAAGCAGTGGCAGCAATGGTAGCAACAACATTAGTAGCAGAAGAAATACTAACAG GAAAAAGAAAGGATTTTTATCCAGTTGCTGGTCAAGGTTATGA